cattaattttatataaattaaataataaaaaaaagaaatagcaaACATAGCAAGTTATTCACCCAAAATGTTACACAAAAAATCATCTGGCCGACTTATACATAGTTAATTgatattaattgtttttcttttattttcatttaaagttaACATAATCTatgatataatttatatttttttattttattttttgttatagtcatttctttttgttttctttcttagatatttaaatgataaaattattgtaCAAGCTAAAACTATTATctagttaaacaaaaaagagtaCTAAATATGGAAgccgatttaattttaaacactttttgttgatgttttttgtttcttaaatatttttgttgtgtttggaagaaaataagaatttttatttttgttcttgtttttttttttagatcctAGTTTGCACTGAAACTTGAAACTTCGTGCTTTGCACAAGGtcgttataatttttgtttttcatatactCGTACAGCTGTGTTAGCTGAAAAACTGATTATACACATttcgatttgttttattttaattaaattgaaatataaaagaaaaaaaatatttaaacataaaattataaaaataaaaaaatataaaataaaactgttatCACATAAAtcgtaaaacaaaattcaacaataaacaaaattaatgaaacgatctaatcgaaaataaaaatcattctaCAACTCTACTGACGACCGAATcacaaatttctaaatattttgtgggGAGGGGgttgtataaaatatatatatatattttatatacgtataaaataaaaggaagCACAATAATTCCGTTTTGGAAATAATAAGGGAAAGAAATAAGAAAGTATTTACATctttgacaaaaatttgttttaattcgttttcattttcattttcataattattttattcaaaaaagcttttttacCAATTCATGTgcttcaaacttaatcatttcaTTTCCTAAGTGTTATTTATAAGAGTAAAGCTTGGAGaggttgtttattttgttttgttgttgtttttcttagaaactaacaaataaaataaaattaaaaaaaaaaaacagaagcgCAATTGCTCTTCGTCTCGTTGacaattatataataataataatattttaatatttataataacgATATTGCCTATTTAATGAACTAATatctcttatttaaaaaataattttacagaaattttatgaattatcatttaaattggcacattttacattgtttttgatttgagaatcaccttaaaactatttttttttctttctttctttctttcatttatataatttacttgctaagtttaataaaattaaataatttttcgttttttatttataactttcctttttttctaaatttcttctgtgtatttattttatatattttttgttttgttttgtataaaatatatttatttatttgtatgtatgaaTAATTTATACAGACTCCTCTTGCCCAGAAAACTGGATTGCaaatattgataataaaaaaatatcattttatgttttgtttgatttaacaTCACGCACAATTCAACATTTTGTGATTGTCTATTTtctgtttgtaatttttgttttgttttcattttcattttcatattgaaattttcaaatactgtccagcaattatttatttacgcAGATCTGTTGGCATATTACCGTCATAGTTGTTGGAGTCGTTGCCACTTTCGGTTTGCATTGATGATGTTTGCATGTCCTCGGAAGAGTCGTGACACTGTTGCATATGACTGGGAGACTCTGGCGAACTGTTTTCGTTGTACCGGATGAGTTTTATTGTAGTAAGACCATCTGCATTACGAAttaatctgtaaaaaaaaaaatatatatcataagtaaatttaaagtttcgagttgggcgccatttaagttaagcaaaataattgaaaaataaaagaaaaaattaacttacgGATAACAATCGGAGCTAGATGACTGTGAATAGCTTCTCTTTTCTGAAGACGAATGACCCGATGACACACTTAGATCAGTTGGCTTCATTTCATCGCCATCTTGGCTATTTCCCTCCAATTTAATCGAGTTAAATTGAAGCTTTTCGCTAGGTGTTGTAGGCAGTGCAGGTGAATTGGGCGGctgttggtgttgttgctgttgttgttgttgttgggtgTTTGAAGTGAGGTAATGAAAGGCACCATTGATGGCGTGCATAAATAATGGAGATGTGGGCGGTGGGCCATAAGCTGCTGCTGCAGCTGCAACAGCTGCCGCTGCTGATGATGAGATCGCTGAAGCAGAAGGCAGACTACCAGGTATACCTAGTTGATTGTTGTTGCTTCTTGATGACGGCCTCTGGGGTGATTGCGAGGGTTGTGAAACtgactgctgctgctgttgttgttgctgttggtgttgttgtaCCTGTCCTCCCGATTGACCTTGTCCATTCTGGGAAGACATTGGCCAGTTATTTGAACTGCCATTGTTTGCGGGTGTTTGTACATTGCCTGCTGTACTACTGTTTCCTGTTCCAGACGAATTCGCTACTGATTGCCGAAgaagtgaaatatttttgatattcttaaGCTCAGTTGGATTTCGAAGAaatctataaaagaaaaataaatcaataaattaaaatcatctaaaaagaaattttttttaacttactgGTAGCAATGACGTTCTCCTTGAACTTTTCGCAGAATATTCACTCGATAATAGTATCGGAGTGCTCTGGACATTTTATCGTAGTTCATTGAAAGGTGGTTCTTTTGAATTCCCCACAACTTAGCTAGACCAGCTGGATCCACGATTTTGAATACTCCTGTGTCTCTGCATTTCCATGCGATCAAATCACTGTATTTTTGATTTCTATCGTTCAAAAGCTGTTGTAAGAAATCCCATAAAAGGCGTccatctaaataaaaataaacaaaaatccaacTTTAACAAGAattcttttcatttcaatttaaaaaaaaacttacttgtaTTTGGTTCAGAATTTTCAGGGAAAAATTCTCTCTTCACTGGCATATAACTGGGAGTAGTTGGAGCCGATGATGAGCCACCACTACTGGTGCTGCCGGAGGCACTATGCATTTTCTGGTTGGCTTGGCTTTGGGACCAAGTATTCACAAAACTATTCGTAATCTGATGTGTAAGACTTGGCGACATATCCTTGAGAACGGGTGTTGGTGGTGGACTGTTGTTATTATATTGCGCAACGGCTGCAGCTGCAGCAACTGCTGCTGCTGCCCGCGATGCTGCTTTGGATTCTGAAAAAGTCTCATCATCTGAATCCGATTGATTGCTACTCGAACTGGTTGTATTGTTTTGAATGAATACACTGCCGTTGTTCATATTGCTGGTACTGCTGGAGCTGCCATTACTGCTTCCATTTTGATCTTGACCTTGTGGCGGACTGCTAGCTTGCGAGTCAACAGATGGCGGTGGACTCAGGGTAACCGAGTTCGGAGGCATAAAGTGATGCATGTGTGCGTTGTGGAAGGGACTCTCTGGTGGTACAATGGGTGGCCATGTAGGCGTTGGCGGATGACTATGCGGTGACAATGGATAACGGCTGGTGGGTGTAACTGGACTATTGGGCAGGTGCCAGTGCATCATGTGTGATTCGATTATTAGCATTTGCAGAACATTATGCAGCACATCTCCAGCTCCAGGACAACGATGGCCAAAATCGGCTCTTGTCAATAAACAAAGCGCTTTTCCATTCATTTTAAATA
This window of the Eupeodes corollae chromosome 3, idEupCoro1.1, whole genome shotgun sequence genome carries:
- the LOC129949146 gene encoding ets DNA-binding protein pokkuri — encoded protein: MKMLPVQLSLNPPLGLWSDVMWRCPPAPPSQLAELKTQLPASLPSDPRLWGREDVTVFLRFCEREFDLPKVDHEVFKMNGKALCLLTRADFGHRCPGAGDVLHNVLQMLIIESHMMHWHLPNSPVTPTSRYPLSPHSHPPTPTWPPIVPPESPFHNAHMHHFMPPNSVTLSPPPSVDSQASSPPQGQDQNGSSNGSSSSTSNMNNGSVFIQNNTTSSSSNQSDSDDETFSESKAASRAAAAVAAAAAVAQYNNNSPPPTPVLKDMSPSLTHQITNSFVNTWSQSQANQKMHSASGSTSSGGSSSAPTTPSYMPVKREFFPENSEPNTNGRLLWDFLQQLLNDRNQKYSDLIAWKCRDTGVFKIVDPAGLAKLWGIQKNHLSMNYDKMSRALRYYYRVNILRKVQGERHCYQFLRNPTELKNIKNISLLRQSVANSSGTGNSSTAGNVQTPANNGSSNNWPMSSQNGQGQSGGQVQQHQQQQQQQQQSVSQPSQSPQRPSSRSNNNQLGIPGSLPSASAISSSAAAAVAAAAAAYGPPPTSPLFMHAINGAFHYLTSNTQQQQQQQQHQQPPNSPALPTTPSEKLQFNSIKLEGNSQDGDEMKPTDLSVSSGHSSSEKRSYSQSSSSDCYPLIRNADGLTTIKLIRYNENSSPESPSHMQQCHDSSEDMQTSSMQTESGNDSNNYDGNMPTDLRK